One Spinacia oleracea cultivar Varoflay chromosome 4, BTI_SOV_V1, whole genome shotgun sequence DNA segment encodes these proteins:
- the LOC110777525 gene encoding zinc finger CCCH domain-containing protein 18-like has product MVDHKVQICKFFLQQRCRYGANCRLSHGTLMSLSSLKKYVSPSWGQPFVGASILAVSGNGASIWREAELESWDDKLNKGLVVFRDDGSSETVGAEAMSLSFE; this is encoded by the exons ATGGTAGACCACAAAGTGCAGATATGCAAGTTCTTCCTTCAACAACGATGTCGATATGGTGCTAACTGCCGGTTATCGCATG GAACACTAATGTCCCTGTCTTCCCTGAAGAAGTATGTGTCACCTAGTTGGGGGCAGCCATTTGTAGGAGCTAGCATTTTGGCAGTTTCAGGGAATGGAGCTAGCATTTGGAGAGAGGCTGAACTTGAATCTTGGGACGACAAACTCAATAAAGGCCTGGTTGTATTTCGTGACGATGGAAGCTCAGAGACGGTGGGGGCAGAAGCAATGTCATTATCATTCGAGTGA